The sequence below is a genomic window from Lysobacter stagni.
GTCGCTGCAGACGGTGGACCACACCGGCAGGCATTACGAAACGGCCGCCCGCGCCGCGGTCGAGATCATCGCCCGCCTGCGCGTGGACCCGCTGCCCGCCGACACCATCCTCAACGTGAACGTGCCCGACGTGCCCTGGTCGGAAGTGCGCGGCTTCGAGGTCACGCGCCTGGGCAACCGCCACCGCGCCGAAGCCTGTATTCCGCAGCAGGATCCGCGCGGCCGGCAATGGTGGTGGATCGGCCCCGCCGGCGCCGAGCAGGACGCCGGCCCCGGCACCGATTTCCACGCCGTGCGCACGGGCCACATCTCCATCACGCCGATCCAGGTCGACCTGACCCGCTATCACGCGCTCGATCAGGTAGCCAGCTGGGTCGACGGCCTGGCCGTTTCGCTGGGACATCGCCCGGAGCGCGTGGCGTGACGCTGCGCATGCGCCTTCAGCCCGAGGCCATCGGTTCGGGCATGACCTCGCAGCGCGTGCGCGACCGCCTGGTCGAGCGCCTGCGCGAGAACGGCATCCGCGACGAACGCGTGCTCAACGCGATCCGCACCGTGCCGCGCCACCTGTTCGTCGACGAAGCGCTGGCCACGCGCGCCTACGAGGACACCGCGCTGCCTATCGGCCACGGCCAGAC
It includes:
- the surE gene encoding 5'/3'-nucleotidase SurE, giving the protein MRVLVSNDDGVDAPGIRILAEGLRAAGHEVLVVAPDRDRSGASNSLTLDAPVRVQQLDGSTWRVYGTPTDCVHVAITGMLEVEPDIVVSGINNTANLGDDVIYSGTVAAAMEGRFLGLPAVAMSLQTVDHTGRHYETAARAAVEIIARLRVDPLPADTILNVNVPDVPWSEVRGFEVTRLGNRHRAEACIPQQDPRGRQWWWIGPAGAEQDAGPGTDFHAVRTGHISITPIQVDLTRYHALDQVASWVDGLAVSLGHRPERVA